The Streptomyces seoulensis genome contains a region encoding:
- a CDS encoding replication-associated recombination protein A — protein sequence MEADLFTAAAEERQEKDPAGSPLAARMRPRTLDEVVGQRHLLKPGSPLRRLVGEGDRGPAGPSSVILWGPPGTGKTTLAHVVSRATDQRFVELSAISAGVKEVRAVIDGARRATGGFGKETVLFLDEIHRFSKAQQDSLLPAVENRWVTLIAATTENPYFSVISPLLSRSLLLTLEPLTDDDVRALVRRSLTDERGLGGALTLPEEAEEHILRVAGGDARRALTVLEAAAGAALDKGESEIGLTTLEETVDRAAVKYDRDGDQHYDVASALIKSIRGSDVDAALHYLARMIEAGEDPRFIARRLMISASEDIGVADPNALQTAVAAAQAVAMIGFPEASLTLSHATIALALAPKSNSATTAIQEAMADVRKGHAGPVPPHLRDGHYKSAKKLGHAQGYVYPHNKPDGIAAQQYAPDALKDREYYTPTRHGAEARYADAVEWTRKHLGRKRS from the coding sequence GTGGAAGCCGACCTGTTCACCGCCGCAGCCGAAGAACGCCAGGAGAAGGACCCCGCGGGCAGTCCCCTCGCCGCCCGCATGCGCCCTCGCACCCTGGACGAGGTGGTCGGCCAGCGCCATCTGCTGAAGCCCGGCTCACCTCTGCGCCGCCTGGTCGGCGAGGGCGACCGCGGCCCGGCCGGACCCTCCTCGGTGATCCTGTGGGGCCCGCCCGGCACCGGCAAGACCACGCTCGCCCATGTCGTGTCCAGGGCGACCGACCAGCGCTTCGTGGAGCTGAGCGCCATCAGCGCGGGCGTCAAGGAGGTCCGCGCGGTCATCGACGGCGCCCGCCGCGCCACCGGCGGCTTCGGCAAGGAGACCGTCCTCTTCCTCGACGAGATCCACCGCTTCAGCAAGGCCCAGCAGGACTCCCTGCTCCCGGCCGTGGAGAACCGCTGGGTCACCCTGATCGCGGCCACCACCGAGAACCCGTACTTCTCGGTCATCTCCCCGCTGCTCTCCCGCTCCCTGCTGCTCACCCTCGAACCGCTCACCGACGACGACGTGCGCGCCCTGGTCCGCCGCAGCCTCACCGACGAGCGCGGTCTCGGCGGCGCGCTCACCCTCCCCGAGGAGGCCGAGGAGCACATCCTGCGGGTCGCCGGCGGTGACGCCCGGCGCGCCCTGACCGTCCTGGAGGCCGCCGCGGGCGCCGCCCTGGACAAGGGCGAGAGCGAGATCGGCCTGACGACGCTGGAGGAGACCGTCGACCGCGCCGCCGTGAAGTACGACCGCGACGGCGACCAGCACTACGACGTGGCCAGCGCCCTGATCAAGTCCATCCGGGGCTCCGACGTGGACGCGGCCCTGCACTACCTGGCCCGGATGATCGAGGCCGGCGAGGACCCCCGCTTCATCGCCCGGCGCCTGATGATCTCCGCCAGCGAGGACATCGGCGTCGCCGACCCCAATGCCCTGCAGACAGCCGTCGCCGCAGCCCAGGCCGTCGCCATGATCGGCTTCCCCGAGGCGTCGCTCACCCTCAGCCACGCCACCATCGCCCTCGCGCTCGCCCCCAAGTCCAACTCGGCGACCACCGCGATCCAGGAGGCCATGGCCGACGTGCGCAAGGGCCACGCGGGACCGGTGCCCCCGCACCTGCGTGACGGCCACTACAAGAGCGCCAAGAAGCTCGGCCACGCCCAGGGCTACGTCTACCCGCACAACAAGCCCGACGGCATCGCCGCCCAGCAGTACGCCCCGGACGCCCTCAAGGACCGCGAGTACTACACCCCCACCCGGCACGGCGCCGAGGCGCGGTACGCGGACGCGGTCGAGTGGACCAGGAAGCACCTCGGTCGAAAGCGGTCCTGA
- a CDS encoding vitamin K epoxide reductase family protein: MSKTTVNDVSTEPEHTRGTARAEGGSRAFALMLLITGAAGLLAAWVITIDKFKLLEAKVEGKTFTPGCSLNPVVSCGSVMESKQAAAFGFPNPMLGLVAYGIVICVGVSLLARARYPRWYWLTFNAGTLFGVAFCTWLQFQSLYRINALCLWCSLAWVATIIMFWYVTSFNVRQGFLPAPRPLKSFFGEFTWVLPVLHIGIIGMLILTRWWSFWTS, encoded by the coding sequence ATGAGCAAGACGACAGTCAACGACGTCTCCACGGAGCCCGAACACACTCGCGGCACGGCACGCGCCGAAGGCGGCAGCCGTGCCTTCGCCCTGATGCTGCTGATCACCGGTGCGGCCGGACTGCTCGCCGCCTGGGTCATCACGATCGACAAGTTCAAACTCCTCGAGGCCAAGGTCGAGGGCAAGACCTTCACCCCCGGCTGCAGCCTCAACCCGGTGGTCTCCTGCGGCAGCGTCATGGAGAGCAAGCAGGCCGCCGCCTTCGGCTTCCCCAACCCCATGCTGGGCCTGGTCGCCTACGGCATCGTGATCTGCGTCGGTGTGAGCCTGCTCGCCCGCGCCCGCTACCCCCGCTGGTACTGGCTCACCTTCAACGCCGGCACGCTCTTCGGGGTGGCCTTCTGCACCTGGCTCCAGTTCCAGTCCCTGTACCGGATCAACGCCCTGTGCCTGTGGTGCTCCCTGGCCTGGGTCGCCACGATCATCATGTTCTGGTACGTCACCTCGTTCAACGTGCGCCAGGGCTTCCTGCCCGCCCCGCGTCCGCTGAAGTCGTTCTTCGGCGAGTTCACCTGGGTGCTGCCCGTGCTGCACATCGGGATCATCGGCATGCTGATCCTGACCCGCTGGTGGAGCTTCTGGACGAGCTGA